Proteins encoded together in one Ipomoea triloba cultivar NCNSP0323 chromosome 4, ASM357664v1 window:
- the LOC116015623 gene encoding uncharacterized protein LOC116015623 isoform X2, whose product MTSESSGTLSEFFHDGAQDDINYRDTNVHNVSVETGEVFSAEFTPKNAAKKGNQVRGDGFTIAQNDLVYEELGIQRGCESGMEFLDFSPNNGYALRGNYRAYLDSMSSYAMEIPGKGQHRARFADESKGDRARPGSPLHASKSLHSFYPYNHSPEVLYNSFSGKMKFICSFGGRILPRPNDRRLRYVGGETKMISIRKDLTYNELVKKTTAICNHPHTIKYQLPGEDLDALISVTSDEDLHNMIEEFHDLERSSLRLRLFLVPPSDAESLCLQQTDADYQYVVAVNGMMEPGLPRNSSRENLASQISQCGNIMDYSQSCQRDTPPSFHPFERRNRTKAMNILVPKNPTAHWFNASSQTPPKSYVQSPPLSPPTGYCYNHPSDAMPLSYYQKENTHLLESNKASEPFSQNRTFKRCMTFQPSYQNDLDCEMSVSKDIPLHSERLIHSRDINLLPSPRVGFQAKPGYGMHHAISDPQLLCEERYNVTSIETISPAPSNFSGEMSPSLEIFSTSPEMSMQWPELRDQKQLMTKNEHQKTLKEPEFNKEYAEWDPNSINWIKQKNAFSPQEGSYFGIKDICTPKAYGGRNSSKPLVSPSNSTTSCRENCNDPNTCWETTSKPQVGENRTFAPPPIREQCHDLNSSAKLFFVRPNETTNEKHAASGTTKNTEDGFCLSHELQPAYHMNSTDTSGFFLDSNDPRITDIPFPNSASGAAFAQNVAIRGNISNGKLEEENCDRISNQKHDSGDEEFFEFQLSDNSHHCRVQEQRILGEGNANNTPPDAPLSSSVVSRVQDEPSDGLPPLGENRESESVPTKPAYKDDKVDGDSEGLSIGTNIEMEAGIYGFQIIRNSDLGELRELGSGTFGTVYHGKWRGTDVAIKMIKESCFAGRSSDQEQLTKDFWREAQILSKLHHPNVVAFYGVVPDGPGGTMATVTEYMANGSLRHVLVRKDRTLDKRKKLKIALAAAFGMEYLHTKNIVHFDLKCENLLVNLGDPQRPVCKVGDFGLSRIKRNTLVSGGVRGTLPWMAPELLNGNSSRVSEKVDVFSFGIAMWELLTGEEPYANMHCGAIIGGILNNTLRPPIPQHCDPEWRKLMEDCWSSDPAARPSFTEITGRLRAMSAALHPKTRARK is encoded by the exons atgaccaGTGAGTCATCTGGTACTTTATCTGAATTCTTTCATGATGGTGCCCAAGATGACATAAATTATAGGGATACAAATGTGCATAATGTTTCTGTAGAGACCGGGGAAGTATTTTCTGCAGAGTTTACACCGAAAAATGCAGCCAAGAAAGGTAACCAAGTGAGGGGGGATGGTTTTACCATTGCTCAAAATGATCTTGTATATGAGGAGCTTGGAATTCAAAGAGGTTGTGAGAGTggtatggagttcttggatttTTCTCCTAACAATGGATATGCGTTAAGAGGCAATTACAGAGCTTATTTGGATAGCATGAGTAGCTATGCAATGGAAATTCCTGGGAAAGGGCAACATCGAGCAAGGTTCGCAGACGAAAGCAAAGGCGATAGAGCTAGACCGGGATCGCCTCTTCATGCATCGAAATCCCTACATTCGTTTTACCCCTACAACCATAGTCCAGAAGTTTTGTACAATTCTTTCtccggaaaaatgaaatttatctgCAGCTTTGGAGGAAGAATTTTGCCCAGGCCAAATGATCGTAGGCTTAGGTATGTGGGCGGGGAGACTAAAATGATATCGATTAGGAAAGACCTAACTTATAACGAACTAGTGAAAAAGACGACAGCCATTTGTAATCATCCTCACACAATAAAATACCAGCTGCCTGGCGAAGATCTTGATGCACTTATATCCGTGACTTCTGATGAGGATCTCCATAACATGATAGAGGAATTTCATGATTTGGAAAGAAGTTCACTACGGCTACGGCTATTTCTTGTGCCTCCCTCTGATGCCGAGAGTCTTTGTTTACAGCAGACCGATGCTGACTATCAGTATGTTGTCGCAGTTAATGGCATGATGGAGCCAGGTCTTCCAAGGAACTCGAGCCGAGAGAACTTGGCAAGCCAAATAAGCCAGTGTGGAAATATTATGGACTATAGTCAAAGTTGCCAAAGAGACACTCCTCCTTCATTCCATCCATTTGAGAGGCGGAACAGAACCAAAGCAATGAACATATTAGTCCCGAAAAATCCCACTGCTCATTGGTTTAATGCATCATCTCAGACCCCTCCCAAGTCATACGTTCAATCTCCTCCTTTGTCTCCACCAACAG GATATTGCTATAATCATCCCTCTGATGCCATGCCATTGAGTTATTACCAAAAAGAGAACACTCATTTGTTGGAATCAAACAAGGCTTCTGAGCCCTTTTCTCAAAATCGTACATTTAAACGTTGTATGACTTTTCAACCTTCTTATCAGAATGATTTGGACTGCGAAATGTCTGTGTCAAAAGATATACCACTGCATTCTGAAAGGCTAATACATTCTCGAGACATTAACTTGCTCCCTAGCCCTAGAGTAGGTTTTCAAGCTAAACCCGGTTATGGAATGCATCATGCAATATCTGATCCACAACTGCTATGTGAAGAGAGATATAATGTCACTTCCATAGAAACAATAAGCCCAGCCCCTTCAAACTTTAGTGGAGAGATGTCTCCCTCACTTGAAATATTTAGTACTTCACCGGAAATGTCAATGCAATGGCCAGAGCTGAGAGACCAGAAACAGTTAATGACTAAGAATGAGCATCAGAAAACTCTTAAAGAACCAGAGTTTAACAAAGAATATGCAGAATGGGATCCAAATTCAATAAATTGGATAAAGCAGAAGAATGCTTTTTCACCTCAGGAAGGATCTTATTTTGGAATTAAGGATATCTGCACGCCAAAAGCTTATGGAGGCAGGAACTCTTCTAAACCACTTGTTTCTCCCAGTAATTCAACAACCAGTTGCAGAGAGAACTGCAATGATCCTAATACTTGTTGGGAAACAACTTCAAAGCCACAAGTCGGTGAAAACAGAACTTTTGCTCCACCGCCTATTAGGGAGCAATGCCATGATCTCAACTCTAGTGCTAAACTTTTCTTTGTGAGACCAAATGAAACCACAAATGAGAAGCATGCTGCATCTGGAACAACAAAAAACACTGAGGATGGTTTCTGCTTATCACATGAACTGCAACCTGCTTATCACATGAACTCCACAGATACATCTGGCTTCTTTTTAGACTCGAACGATCCCCGTATTACTGACATACCATTTCCAAATTCAGCTTCAGGTGCTGCTTTTGCACAAAATGTTGCTATCCGTGGGAATATATCCAATGGTAAACTGGAAGAGGAAAACTGTGATCGAATTTCTAACCAAAAACATGATTCTGGGGATGaagaattttttgaatttcaactCTCAGATAATTCTCATCACTGTAGAGTCCAGGAACAGAGGATTCTTGGGGAAGGTAATGCCAATAACACACCTCCTGATGCTCCCTTATCTTCATCTGTTGTATCACGTGTACAAGACGAACCCAGTGATGGGCTTCCACCCCTTGGAGAAAACAGAGAATCTGAGAGTGTTCCCACCAAACCTGCCTATAAG GATGACAAAGTTGATGGTGATAGTGAGGGCTTATCTATCGGTACAAATATTGAAATGGAGGCAGGGATATATGGTTTTCAG ATTATAAGAAATAGTGATCTTGGAGAATTACGTGAGTTGGGATCTGGTACATTTGGAACTGTATATCATGGAAAGTGGAGGGGAACAGATGTTGCTATCAAGATGATAAAAGAGAGCTGTTTTGCTGGCAGATCATCTGATCAAGAGCAGTTG ACTAAAGATTTCTGGAGGGAGGCTCAGAttctttccaaacttcaccATCCAAATGTAGTAGCATTCTATGGGGTGGTTCCTGATGGACCTGGAGGAACAATGGCTACAGTTACTGAATACATGGCTAATGGGTCACTGAGACATGTTCTTGTGAGGAAGGATAG AACTCTTGACAAGCGCAAAAAGCTTAAGATTGCATTAGCTGCTGCTTTTGGTATGGAGTACTTGCATACGAAAAATATTGTTCATTTTGATTTGAAATGTGAGAACTTACTTGTCAATTTGGGAGATCCTCAGCGACCAGTATGCAAG GTTGGTGATTTTGGACTGTCAAGAATAAAACGGAACACTCTTGTTTCGGGTGGTGTTCGAGGAACGCTTCCATGGATGGCGCCCGAGCTATTAAATGGAAACAGCAGTCGCGTTTCTGAAAAA GTTGATGTTTTCTCATTTGGCATAGCAATGTGGGAGCTCTTGACAGGAGAGGAACCATAtgcaaatatgcactgtggtgccATCATAG GTGGCATCCTAAATAACACTCTTAGGCCTCCCATCCCTCAACATTGCGATCCCGAGTGGAGAAAGTTGATGGAAGATTGCTGGTCATCTGATCCAGCGGCAAGGCCATCGTTTACTGAAATAACAGGCCGATTGCGTGCCATGTCTGCAGCTCTCCATCCGAAGACAAGAGCGAGGAAATGA
- the LOC116015623 gene encoding uncharacterized protein LOC116015623 isoform X1: MTSESSGTLSEFFHDGAQDDINYRDTNVHNVSVETGEVFSAEFTPKNAAKKGNQVRGDGFTIAQNDLVYEELGIQRGCESGMEFLDFSPNNGYALRGNYRAYLDSMSSYAMEIPGKGQHRARFADESKGDRARPGSPLHASKSLHSFYPYNHSPEVLYNSFSGKMKFICSFGGRILPRPNDRRLRYVGGETKMISIRKDLTYNELVKKTTAICNHPHTIKYQLPGEDLDALISVTSDEDLHNMIEEFHDLERSSLRLRLFLVPPSDAESLCLQQTDADYQYVVAVNGMMEPGLPRNSSRENLASQISQCGNIMDYSQSCQRDTPPSFHPFERRNRTKAMNILVPKNPTAHWFNASSQTPPKSYVQSPPLSPPTGQFKDLKRSPNNFASPDGHEFYSPYAVDKPQAAYDNSYNLGNSGYCYNHPSDAMPLSYYQKENTHLLESNKASEPFSQNRTFKRCMTFQPSYQNDLDCEMSVSKDIPLHSERLIHSRDINLLPSPRVGFQAKPGYGMHHAISDPQLLCEERYNVTSIETISPAPSNFSGEMSPSLEIFSTSPEMSMQWPELRDQKQLMTKNEHQKTLKEPEFNKEYAEWDPNSINWIKQKNAFSPQEGSYFGIKDICTPKAYGGRNSSKPLVSPSNSTTSCRENCNDPNTCWETTSKPQVGENRTFAPPPIREQCHDLNSSAKLFFVRPNETTNEKHAASGTTKNTEDGFCLSHELQPAYHMNSTDTSGFFLDSNDPRITDIPFPNSASGAAFAQNVAIRGNISNGKLEEENCDRISNQKHDSGDEEFFEFQLSDNSHHCRVQEQRILGEGNANNTPPDAPLSSSVVSRVQDEPSDGLPPLGENRESESVPTKPAYKDDKVDGDSEGLSIGTNIEMEAGIYGFQIIRNSDLGELRELGSGTFGTVYHGKWRGTDVAIKMIKESCFAGRSSDQEQLTKDFWREAQILSKLHHPNVVAFYGVVPDGPGGTMATVTEYMANGSLRHVLVRKDRTLDKRKKLKIALAAAFGMEYLHTKNIVHFDLKCENLLVNLGDPQRPVCKVGDFGLSRIKRNTLVSGGVRGTLPWMAPELLNGNSSRVSEKVDVFSFGIAMWELLTGEEPYANMHCGAIIGGILNNTLRPPIPQHCDPEWRKLMEDCWSSDPAARPSFTEITGRLRAMSAALHPKTRARK; encoded by the exons atgaccaGTGAGTCATCTGGTACTTTATCTGAATTCTTTCATGATGGTGCCCAAGATGACATAAATTATAGGGATACAAATGTGCATAATGTTTCTGTAGAGACCGGGGAAGTATTTTCTGCAGAGTTTACACCGAAAAATGCAGCCAAGAAAGGTAACCAAGTGAGGGGGGATGGTTTTACCATTGCTCAAAATGATCTTGTATATGAGGAGCTTGGAATTCAAAGAGGTTGTGAGAGTggtatggagttcttggatttTTCTCCTAACAATGGATATGCGTTAAGAGGCAATTACAGAGCTTATTTGGATAGCATGAGTAGCTATGCAATGGAAATTCCTGGGAAAGGGCAACATCGAGCAAGGTTCGCAGACGAAAGCAAAGGCGATAGAGCTAGACCGGGATCGCCTCTTCATGCATCGAAATCCCTACATTCGTTTTACCCCTACAACCATAGTCCAGAAGTTTTGTACAATTCTTTCtccggaaaaatgaaatttatctgCAGCTTTGGAGGAAGAATTTTGCCCAGGCCAAATGATCGTAGGCTTAGGTATGTGGGCGGGGAGACTAAAATGATATCGATTAGGAAAGACCTAACTTATAACGAACTAGTGAAAAAGACGACAGCCATTTGTAATCATCCTCACACAATAAAATACCAGCTGCCTGGCGAAGATCTTGATGCACTTATATCCGTGACTTCTGATGAGGATCTCCATAACATGATAGAGGAATTTCATGATTTGGAAAGAAGTTCACTACGGCTACGGCTATTTCTTGTGCCTCCCTCTGATGCCGAGAGTCTTTGTTTACAGCAGACCGATGCTGACTATCAGTATGTTGTCGCAGTTAATGGCATGATGGAGCCAGGTCTTCCAAGGAACTCGAGCCGAGAGAACTTGGCAAGCCAAATAAGCCAGTGTGGAAATATTATGGACTATAGTCAAAGTTGCCAAAGAGACACTCCTCCTTCATTCCATCCATTTGAGAGGCGGAACAGAACCAAAGCAATGAACATATTAGTCCCGAAAAATCCCACTGCTCATTGGTTTAATGCATCATCTCAGACCCCTCCCAAGTCATACGTTCAATCTCCTCCTTTGTCTCCACCAACAGGTCAGTTTAAAGATCTCAAACGTTCCCCTAATAATTTTGCATCTCCTGATGGCCATGAATTCTATAGTCCATATGCTGTGGACAAACCACAAGCAGCATATGATAATTCTTATAATCTTGGCAACTCAGGATATTGCTATAATCATCCCTCTGATGCCATGCCATTGAGTTATTACCAAAAAGAGAACACTCATTTGTTGGAATCAAACAAGGCTTCTGAGCCCTTTTCTCAAAATCGTACATTTAAACGTTGTATGACTTTTCAACCTTCTTATCAGAATGATTTGGACTGCGAAATGTCTGTGTCAAAAGATATACCACTGCATTCTGAAAGGCTAATACATTCTCGAGACATTAACTTGCTCCCTAGCCCTAGAGTAGGTTTTCAAGCTAAACCCGGTTATGGAATGCATCATGCAATATCTGATCCACAACTGCTATGTGAAGAGAGATATAATGTCACTTCCATAGAAACAATAAGCCCAGCCCCTTCAAACTTTAGTGGAGAGATGTCTCCCTCACTTGAAATATTTAGTACTTCACCGGAAATGTCAATGCAATGGCCAGAGCTGAGAGACCAGAAACAGTTAATGACTAAGAATGAGCATCAGAAAACTCTTAAAGAACCAGAGTTTAACAAAGAATATGCAGAATGGGATCCAAATTCAATAAATTGGATAAAGCAGAAGAATGCTTTTTCACCTCAGGAAGGATCTTATTTTGGAATTAAGGATATCTGCACGCCAAAAGCTTATGGAGGCAGGAACTCTTCTAAACCACTTGTTTCTCCCAGTAATTCAACAACCAGTTGCAGAGAGAACTGCAATGATCCTAATACTTGTTGGGAAACAACTTCAAAGCCACAAGTCGGTGAAAACAGAACTTTTGCTCCACCGCCTATTAGGGAGCAATGCCATGATCTCAACTCTAGTGCTAAACTTTTCTTTGTGAGACCAAATGAAACCACAAATGAGAAGCATGCTGCATCTGGAACAACAAAAAACACTGAGGATGGTTTCTGCTTATCACATGAACTGCAACCTGCTTATCACATGAACTCCACAGATACATCTGGCTTCTTTTTAGACTCGAACGATCCCCGTATTACTGACATACCATTTCCAAATTCAGCTTCAGGTGCTGCTTTTGCACAAAATGTTGCTATCCGTGGGAATATATCCAATGGTAAACTGGAAGAGGAAAACTGTGATCGAATTTCTAACCAAAAACATGATTCTGGGGATGaagaattttttgaatttcaactCTCAGATAATTCTCATCACTGTAGAGTCCAGGAACAGAGGATTCTTGGGGAAGGTAATGCCAATAACACACCTCCTGATGCTCCCTTATCTTCATCTGTTGTATCACGTGTACAAGACGAACCCAGTGATGGGCTTCCACCCCTTGGAGAAAACAGAGAATCTGAGAGTGTTCCCACCAAACCTGCCTATAAG GATGACAAAGTTGATGGTGATAGTGAGGGCTTATCTATCGGTACAAATATTGAAATGGAGGCAGGGATATATGGTTTTCAG ATTATAAGAAATAGTGATCTTGGAGAATTACGTGAGTTGGGATCTGGTACATTTGGAACTGTATATCATGGAAAGTGGAGGGGAACAGATGTTGCTATCAAGATGATAAAAGAGAGCTGTTTTGCTGGCAGATCATCTGATCAAGAGCAGTTG ACTAAAGATTTCTGGAGGGAGGCTCAGAttctttccaaacttcaccATCCAAATGTAGTAGCATTCTATGGGGTGGTTCCTGATGGACCTGGAGGAACAATGGCTACAGTTACTGAATACATGGCTAATGGGTCACTGAGACATGTTCTTGTGAGGAAGGATAG AACTCTTGACAAGCGCAAAAAGCTTAAGATTGCATTAGCTGCTGCTTTTGGTATGGAGTACTTGCATACGAAAAATATTGTTCATTTTGATTTGAAATGTGAGAACTTACTTGTCAATTTGGGAGATCCTCAGCGACCAGTATGCAAG GTTGGTGATTTTGGACTGTCAAGAATAAAACGGAACACTCTTGTTTCGGGTGGTGTTCGAGGAACGCTTCCATGGATGGCGCCCGAGCTATTAAATGGAAACAGCAGTCGCGTTTCTGAAAAA GTTGATGTTTTCTCATTTGGCATAGCAATGTGGGAGCTCTTGACAGGAGAGGAACCATAtgcaaatatgcactgtggtgccATCATAG GTGGCATCCTAAATAACACTCTTAGGCCTCCCATCCCTCAACATTGCGATCCCGAGTGGAGAAAGTTGATGGAAGATTGCTGGTCATCTGATCCAGCGGCAAGGCCATCGTTTACTGAAATAACAGGCCGATTGCGTGCCATGTCTGCAGCTCTCCATCCGAAGACAAGAGCGAGGAAATGA
- the LOC116015623 gene encoding uncharacterized protein LOC116015623 isoform X3, with protein sequence MTSESSGTLSEFFHDGAQDDINYRDTNVHNVSVETGEVFSAEFTPKNAAKKGNQVRGDGFTIAQNDLVYEELGIQRGCESGMEFLDFSPNNGYALRGNYRAYLDSMSSYAMEIPGKGQHRARFADESKGDRARPGSPLHASKSLHSFYPYNHSPEVLYNSFSGKMKFICSFGGRILPRPNDRRLRYVGGETKMISIRKDLTYNELVKKTTAICNHPHTIKYQLPGEDLDALISVTSDEDLHNMIEEFHDLERSSLRLRLFLVPPSDAESLCLQQTDADYQYVVAVNGMMEPGLPRNSSRENLASQISQCGNIMDYSQSCQRDTPPSFHPFERRNRTKAMNILVPKNPTAHWFNASSQTPPKSYVQSPPLSPPTGQFKDLKRSPNNFASPDGHEFYSPYAVDKPQAAYDNSYNLGNSGYCYNHPSDAMPLSYYQKENTHLLESNKASEPFSQNRTFKRCMTFQPSYQNDLDCEMSVSKDIPLHSERLIHSRDINLLPSPRVGFQAKPGYGMHHAISDPQLLCEERYNVTSIETISPAPSNFSGEMSPSLEIFSTSPEMSMQWPELRDQKQLMTKNEHQKTLKEPEFNKEYAEWDPNSINWIKQKNAFSPQEGSYFGIKDICTPKAYGGRNSSKPLVSPSNSTTSCRENCNDPNTCWETTSKPQVGENRTFAPPPIREQCHDLNSSAKLFFVRPNETTNEKHAASGTTKNTEDGFCLSHELQPAYHMNSTDTSGFFLDSNDPRITDIPFPNSASGAAFAQNVAIRGNISNGKLEEENCDRISNQKHDSGDEEFFEFQLSDNSHHCRVQEQRILGEGNANNTPPDAPLSSSVVSRVQDEPSDGLPPLGENRESESVPTKPAYKDDKVDGDSEGLSIGTNIEMEAGIYGFQIIRNSDLGELRELGSGTFGTVYHGKWRGTDVAIKMIKESCFAGRSSDQEQLTKDFWREAQILSKLHHPNVVAFYGVVPDGPGGTMATVTEYMANGSLRHVLVRKDRTLDKRKKLKIALAAAFGMEYLHTKNIVHFDLKCENLLVNLGDPQRPVCKVGDFGLSRIKRNTLVSGGVRGTLPWMAPELLNGNSSRVSEKVAS encoded by the exons atgaccaGTGAGTCATCTGGTACTTTATCTGAATTCTTTCATGATGGTGCCCAAGATGACATAAATTATAGGGATACAAATGTGCATAATGTTTCTGTAGAGACCGGGGAAGTATTTTCTGCAGAGTTTACACCGAAAAATGCAGCCAAGAAAGGTAACCAAGTGAGGGGGGATGGTTTTACCATTGCTCAAAATGATCTTGTATATGAGGAGCTTGGAATTCAAAGAGGTTGTGAGAGTggtatggagttcttggatttTTCTCCTAACAATGGATATGCGTTAAGAGGCAATTACAGAGCTTATTTGGATAGCATGAGTAGCTATGCAATGGAAATTCCTGGGAAAGGGCAACATCGAGCAAGGTTCGCAGACGAAAGCAAAGGCGATAGAGCTAGACCGGGATCGCCTCTTCATGCATCGAAATCCCTACATTCGTTTTACCCCTACAACCATAGTCCAGAAGTTTTGTACAATTCTTTCtccggaaaaatgaaatttatctgCAGCTTTGGAGGAAGAATTTTGCCCAGGCCAAATGATCGTAGGCTTAGGTATGTGGGCGGGGAGACTAAAATGATATCGATTAGGAAAGACCTAACTTATAACGAACTAGTGAAAAAGACGACAGCCATTTGTAATCATCCTCACACAATAAAATACCAGCTGCCTGGCGAAGATCTTGATGCACTTATATCCGTGACTTCTGATGAGGATCTCCATAACATGATAGAGGAATTTCATGATTTGGAAAGAAGTTCACTACGGCTACGGCTATTTCTTGTGCCTCCCTCTGATGCCGAGAGTCTTTGTTTACAGCAGACCGATGCTGACTATCAGTATGTTGTCGCAGTTAATGGCATGATGGAGCCAGGTCTTCCAAGGAACTCGAGCCGAGAGAACTTGGCAAGCCAAATAAGCCAGTGTGGAAATATTATGGACTATAGTCAAAGTTGCCAAAGAGACACTCCTCCTTCATTCCATCCATTTGAGAGGCGGAACAGAACCAAAGCAATGAACATATTAGTCCCGAAAAATCCCACTGCTCATTGGTTTAATGCATCATCTCAGACCCCTCCCAAGTCATACGTTCAATCTCCTCCTTTGTCTCCACCAACAGGTCAGTTTAAAGATCTCAAACGTTCCCCTAATAATTTTGCATCTCCTGATGGCCATGAATTCTATAGTCCATATGCTGTGGACAAACCACAAGCAGCATATGATAATTCTTATAATCTTGGCAACTCAGGATATTGCTATAATCATCCCTCTGATGCCATGCCATTGAGTTATTACCAAAAAGAGAACACTCATTTGTTGGAATCAAACAAGGCTTCTGAGCCCTTTTCTCAAAATCGTACATTTAAACGTTGTATGACTTTTCAACCTTCTTATCAGAATGATTTGGACTGCGAAATGTCTGTGTCAAAAGATATACCACTGCATTCTGAAAGGCTAATACATTCTCGAGACATTAACTTGCTCCCTAGCCCTAGAGTAGGTTTTCAAGCTAAACCCGGTTATGGAATGCATCATGCAATATCTGATCCACAACTGCTATGTGAAGAGAGATATAATGTCACTTCCATAGAAACAATAAGCCCAGCCCCTTCAAACTTTAGTGGAGAGATGTCTCCCTCACTTGAAATATTTAGTACTTCACCGGAAATGTCAATGCAATGGCCAGAGCTGAGAGACCAGAAACAGTTAATGACTAAGAATGAGCATCAGAAAACTCTTAAAGAACCAGAGTTTAACAAAGAATATGCAGAATGGGATCCAAATTCAATAAATTGGATAAAGCAGAAGAATGCTTTTTCACCTCAGGAAGGATCTTATTTTGGAATTAAGGATATCTGCACGCCAAAAGCTTATGGAGGCAGGAACTCTTCTAAACCACTTGTTTCTCCCAGTAATTCAACAACCAGTTGCAGAGAGAACTGCAATGATCCTAATACTTGTTGGGAAACAACTTCAAAGCCACAAGTCGGTGAAAACAGAACTTTTGCTCCACCGCCTATTAGGGAGCAATGCCATGATCTCAACTCTAGTGCTAAACTTTTCTTTGTGAGACCAAATGAAACCACAAATGAGAAGCATGCTGCATCTGGAACAACAAAAAACACTGAGGATGGTTTCTGCTTATCACATGAACTGCAACCTGCTTATCACATGAACTCCACAGATACATCTGGCTTCTTTTTAGACTCGAACGATCCCCGTATTACTGACATACCATTTCCAAATTCAGCTTCAGGTGCTGCTTTTGCACAAAATGTTGCTATCCGTGGGAATATATCCAATGGTAAACTGGAAGAGGAAAACTGTGATCGAATTTCTAACCAAAAACATGATTCTGGGGATGaagaattttttgaatttcaactCTCAGATAATTCTCATCACTGTAGAGTCCAGGAACAGAGGATTCTTGGGGAAGGTAATGCCAATAACACACCTCCTGATGCTCCCTTATCTTCATCTGTTGTATCACGTGTACAAGACGAACCCAGTGATGGGCTTCCACCCCTTGGAGAAAACAGAGAATCTGAGAGTGTTCCCACCAAACCTGCCTATAAG GATGACAAAGTTGATGGTGATAGTGAGGGCTTATCTATCGGTACAAATATTGAAATGGAGGCAGGGATATATGGTTTTCAG ATTATAAGAAATAGTGATCTTGGAGAATTACGTGAGTTGGGATCTGGTACATTTGGAACTGTATATCATGGAAAGTGGAGGGGAACAGATGTTGCTATCAAGATGATAAAAGAGAGCTGTTTTGCTGGCAGATCATCTGATCAAGAGCAGTTG ACTAAAGATTTCTGGAGGGAGGCTCAGAttctttccaaacttcaccATCCAAATGTAGTAGCATTCTATGGGGTGGTTCCTGATGGACCTGGAGGAACAATGGCTACAGTTACTGAATACATGGCTAATGGGTCACTGAGACATGTTCTTGTGAGGAAGGATAG AACTCTTGACAAGCGCAAAAAGCTTAAGATTGCATTAGCTGCTGCTTTTGGTATGGAGTACTTGCATACGAAAAATATTGTTCATTTTGATTTGAAATGTGAGAACTTACTTGTCAATTTGGGAGATCCTCAGCGACCAGTATGCAAG GTTGGTGATTTTGGACTGTCAAGAATAAAACGGAACACTCTTGTTTCGGGTGGTGTTCGAGGAACGCTTCCATGGATGGCGCCCGAGCTATTAAATGGAAACAGCAGTCGCGTTTCTGAAAAA GTGGCATCCTAA